The DNA segment GGAGAAAGCTATCCAGCTTTAAAAAAATTCATCAGACGAACTGGAGTCGTCGGATGAACTCTGGTTTTCGTCTGCACCCTAAAAAAAGATTTTTTATTTAATTCTCTTCTTGAATCAGCTCTCCATCTTCAATACGGGTCTGTCTTTTTATATTCCCGTCTTCATCATAACTAACCCAAATAGATTGCTGGCCGGATGAATCTCTGCCACTTTCGATTTCCATCATCAGGTTTCCATTTGGGTACCAAGCTTTTTGATAGGTCCATCTATTTCCATCTTTGATCTCAGTATATCCATATGATGTAAGCTGACCGTCGGGTGAGTAATTTCTGGTACTGTTCTCTGTATATTCAATTCGTTGAATCAGTTCATCATTACTGTCATAGCTGGTTTGGGTTACATACCTGCCATCCTCATATTCGTATAATTGGTATGCAACACGATTGCTTTCGATCATTTTTTTATTCAGGTACACTGTTTTTGTAATAATACCATCTTTGATATGGTCTTCCCAGCCAGGGTTTTTGGGACTTCGGCTATAAAATGTACGTTTGCCGGTAAAGATTTCACCTTCTTCATTGTGCAATATCGGGTCAAAGGGGTAGTAGGGAGGATAGGTAGCCTTCTCTTCTTTGATATATAATATAGGTTCCGACTTATAATAGCCTCCAATAAAACTGCTTCGGAGTTCAATTGGTGTCAGCCCATTTTCTGCATTTTGATCCGTACAGAACATCAAGGATAAACAGATGACTACAGGTGCTAGAAAAATCTTGATGGAGTTTGACCGGAATTGGGAGATATTCTTGCCCATCATCCTAAACCGCTTTTTGGTCAATGAGAAATCGATATGGCTGGTAAACTGTTTCATAGTCGGTTATTTGATCTTTTCTACAAGTTCACCATCTTCATAGCGCTCCTGCTCAATAATAGCCCCATTCTCATCATACACGGTGGCTAAACCTTGCCTGCCTCCGCCCGGAATCTTCATCTGAAACTCCCAAGCCAGCTGTCCATTAGGGTGCCATGCTTTGTTGATTATTAGCGAGTCCGTATTAATTTTTTTCATACTAAGGGTCAGACTATCAGAAAGCCTGTCGTTGTAAAATGTAGAGACAGTATTTCCATCTTCATCCAGAGACGGAATAACTACGGATTTGTATTGATAAGCTCCTGTGCTGTCATACATATGAAACTCAGTCTGAGTTATTTTTCCATTAACAACTGTTTCCTTTTGGATCATAGATTCTGTATCGACACTGTATGTATTTCTTTCTCCGGTATATGGCTTGCCATTTGGCCCGATCAGTACACCGGAATGCTCATCTAGTGGGTGATATAAACCAGAGGGTCCATCGTATTCCAACTCAACATCCTGATAGGTTGTGGGAGGCATGGAGTCCCATATTTCCTGCATACTTATGGTTTTAGGGTACTCATCTGTTTGGGCTGAAAAAACAATAATGAGAGCTACAGATAGTGGAAGGACAAAAAGCCAAACAGCCCCAACTTTCACCTTTGAAATCTTTTTGCCCATCATTTTGATACGCTTTTTGGTCAATGAAAAGTTAATGCTGCTGGTGTTATTTAATGAGGTATTTCCGGCACTTACCCGAATTAGCATTTCCTGATAGTTGCTAACGGATGAACCGCTGCGGACTACAGCATCATCAGCCAGAAACTCATGGTTTAACTGAATGGCATGCTTGTAGAGATACATTAGCGGATTGAACCAAAAGATGACTTTCAGGAATTCGATAAACAATACATCAAATGAATGGAGCTGGCGGACATGTATGAATTCGTGATCCAGAATCTCAGGTTCTATTTTTTCTGATTCAAATCTTTGTTTTTCAAGAAATATGTAATCCAGAAAAGATTGTGGTACGATCGGCTCATCCAGCAAAACCAGCGTTGCATGATCTGTTTTTGTGTGATTTCCGTTTTTGATTTTATTCCTGATTTCAAATAATCCAACGGCAAACCGAATCAAAAGAAAAAGAGTGACCAATCCGTAGATTCCCAGTAGAACATCTAAAAAGCCTAACGGCCGGGATGCTTTTTCAGGAGTCGTTGGGGTGATGCCGGGGTTGGCAGAAGTTTCTTTTCGGGGCACAATCAGGGGTTCAACAGAATTGCTTACGGCTTCTGCCGGGGCATTTACGATTCGCTCCATCTGTTGCAATTCGATTCCAGCAATAGACTGTTCAGGAGAAACTTCAAAAGAAATGAGGGGTGCGGTGAGGCCGAATACCAATGCGAAGAGTAAAAAGAACCGATTGAAACGATGCATCTTTTCATTTTCAAGCAAGAGCTTGTAAACACCGAGCAGCAGTCCAAGCAACAAAGTAGATTTTATTAGGTAGATGATCATTGGTTTCTACTCTCTATTTCTTTTTCAACGATGCTTTTCAACTCCTCTAACTCTGCCTCAGATAAATTGGTCTCAGAGGTAAAAAAGGAAGCAAACTGAGAGGCTGAATCATCAAAAAACTTCCTGATTAATCCATTTACATGCTTCGAGAAATAGTCTGTTTTATTCACCAGCGGGTAATACTGACGGGACCGTCCCATTTGTTCATAGCCTATGAAATCCTTGTCGGCCATTCTCTTCAATAATGTTGCGACAGTTGTGGAAGCCGGTTTAGGTTCCGGATACATCTCCAGCAGATCTTTCATGAAAGCCTTTTCCAGCTTCCATAAGTACTGCATCAGCTCTTCTTCTGTTTGTGTTAAACTCATTGGCCTTCTACAAAGTTAGAATTGTTTCTACAAATGTAGAATAAAATATTTAAAAATCAAAGTTCAGGTTAAAAATCTGATACTGCATCTATAAATGAGTGGTCATCTTCTGGCGAATGCAACTGATCTGTTTGTTTAAGAACAAAAACGACTATATATGTTATGGTGAAATTTCGGGTAGTAGAAACAGATAGTTAAATGATTTGAAAATTTCAGAAATATAAAGGACTCTAAGATTGCCAATAATAATTGAAAGAGGGAGTAACCATGAAAAGAATGACAATCGCAGTACTACTTGCAGTTTTATTTATATTTATTTCACCCACAGCTACACAAAGCAACGACCGACTCAAAGCCTGTATTGGAGTTAGCTGTGGTACGCTGGGTAACGAAATTTGTAGCATCACATGGTATCCAAATGCTGATGGCACGGTATCGTGGTATTGGTGTGTGATGATAACAGTTAGAGGAGATCGAATTCCTGATATTTCAAAAGCTTAGATCTTGAAGGCACTGACCACAATAATAATTCTCTTTGGGAGTCTGATAAGCCTTGCTTCCTGTTCAGAAAGCACGGAAGGTGTTGTTGTAGAATGGCGAGGAGAGGAATATATATTCCCTTATAAGTACAGACTTGAAGCTCAGCAAAACACAGAGCGAAGCTTCATTGATGTTGAGTTGCAAAAAAGGATGCAGATAAGTGGTCTTGACTCTTCTTCTCCATTTACCCCTTCATGGCTTGACTTGGATAGCACTTCGTTTTATTTCCTGGATGGAATGAGTGGTTCAATCATGCAGTATGATTATGACGGAAACTACATGAAAAGAATAAGTTCAGGACTCGGAAGAGGGCCCGGCGAGTTTGAATATCCCTTTGATCTTTGCCATGATGCAGTGGGGAACTTTTATCAGGTTGACTTGGGAGTCCGGTCATTAGTGAGCCTTGATTCTAAAGGGAAGTTCAGGTGGCAAAAGTTCTTCAAAGAAAATAGCCCGGGCAATATAGCTTGTTCCAATTCAGGAGTTATAGTAAGTGTTGCAGGACCGGAGATGGGTCATATTTTTGAGTCTTATAGCGTACAAGGTGAACGTGAAGAGGCATTTACTCATATTGTAAATAATGACGAACACAAGCTGGCTAAGAATGTTGGGGTTTTTGGGATGCCATTAGTTGGGAGCATGGAAGTATGGGACAATGAATTCATTTTTATTCCAAAGTATATCCCTCAAATAATAAGATACGGTCCAGAAGGAGAGATAAAGCAGGCTATTCGCACAATGGACAAAAGCTCAGCGCCAAAAATTATTTTTGGAGACGATGATTTGTATGGTTTGCCGGGGAATTTTCCAGTCGGATTTGAGGGAACTGATATAAACCTTGGGTCTGCTCTGATGGGCGATGAAATAGTGATCTGGAGTCAGTTGGGGAATGAGCAATATGACTACCACCTATTTGACGTATACACAGCCAATACTGGAAGATATCAATACTCCATGATATTAGATTTGGGAGATATTAGCGGGTTTAAAATTCATAATGAAAACCTCGTTACCTATAATACAGCGACCTATGAGATTATAGGATACCAAATGAATATCCCGAGGGACTGATTTTTAATTGCTCAAGGATATATAATGAAACAGGCATTTATTATAAAAAAGCCTTTTGCGTCAGAAATGTGATTTCAAATTTATTATCATTCCGCTCCAACAATAAAAAACAGTCCTTTATCCATGAAGAAGTATTTTGTACTTGCGGTAGGTGTCTTGCTTGTTGCGGCTTGCTCCCCCGAGAAACAAGGCCCGCCATTTGATGTTGAGTTTGCACTGGAAGCTAATGAGGGTAGGGTGCCTCCGATTTTAGCTCTTACCATGGGCGGGAATTATGTTTTTGATCCTGAATATCCGGGCGAACCAAGTGTTGTGCCTGATGGTCTGGTGGAAGGAGAAATTATTTACGGGATTATTGATACCTATCAATATGTAAGTCAGGGTGTGGCTGCAGGCTTTATCGATTCCGCTATTTATAAAAGAAACAGCATGTTCATTAATGAGGGGACGATTACGGATGAATGGGTAGATGTGATTGTCACCGTAGCCGTTGGCGAAGATGCAGAGGGAAATATGGTAGTATTTACCGAGGGTGAAAATGGTTCTTTTGACTTGGATAATCCGGTCACCTTTAAACCTGCTACGGTAGAGTTTCAGGATAATGTATTTGAGGTGATGGAGGCCATTATTCCGGCCGGATTTGAATTCTACAACGGAAAAGATATAGAGCGTTTTGAAGAGAATGCCAGCTTGATGTATTTGACCGACATGGGCTTTGAAAGTCT comes from the Balneola sp. genome and includes:
- a CDS encoding penicillinase repressor, coding for MSLTQTEEELMQYLWKLEKAFMKDLLEMYPEPKPASTTVATLLKRMADKDFIGYEQMGRSRQYYPLVNKTDYFSKHVNGLIRKFFDDSASQFASFFTSETNLSEAELEELKSIVEKEIESRNQ